A region of Drosophila suzukii chromosome 2L, CBGP_Dsuzu_IsoJpt1.0, whole genome shotgun sequence DNA encodes the following proteins:
- the Jon25Bi gene encoding serine protease 1 gives MKVFVVLALALASVSAEVVQQVHPKDLPKDTKINGRIVNGYPATEGKAPYTVGLGFSGNGGWWCGGSIIANDWVLTAAHCTNDASQVTIYYGATWRTNAQFTHTVGSGNFIQNHNWPNENGNDIALIRTPHVDFWHMVNKVELPSFNDRYNMYDNWWAVACGWGLTTAGSQPDWMECVDLQIISNSECSRTYGNQPDGILCVSTSGGKSTCSGDSGGPLVLHDGGRLVGVTSWVAGNGCTAGLPSGFTRVTNQLDWIRDNSGVAYY, from the coding sequence ATGAAAGTGTTCGTTGTTttggctctggctctggccTCCGTCTCCGCCGAGGTTGTCCAGCAGGTCCACCCCAAGGATCTGCCCAAGGACACCAAGATCAATGGCCGCATTGTGAACGGATATCCGGCCACCGAGGGCAAGGCTCCCTACACGGTGGGTCTTGGCTTCAGCGGCAACGGCGGCTGGTGGTGCGGTGGCTCGATCATCGCCAACGATTGGGTGCTCACTGCTGCCCACTGCACCAACGACGCCAGTCAGGTGACCATCTACTACGGAGCCACCTGGCGCACCAACGCCCAGTTCACCCACACCGTCGGCAGCGGCAACTTCATCCAGAACCACAACTGGCCCAACGAGAACGGCAACGACATCGCCCTGATCCGCACCCCCCACGTGGACTTCTGGCACATGGTCAACAAGGTGGAGCTGCCCAGCTTCAACGATCGCTACAACATGTACGACAACTGGTGGGCCGTCGCCTGCGGTTGGGGTCTGACCACCGCCGGCTCCCAGCCCGACTGGATGGAGTGCGTCGACCTGCAGATCATCAGCAACTCCGAGTGCTCCCGCACGTATGGTAACCAACCCGATGGCATCCTCTGTGTGTCCACCTCCGGCGGCAAGTCCACCTGCTCCGGCGACTCTGGTGGCCCCCTGGTTCTCCACGACGGCGGTCGTCTGGTGGGAGTCACTTCCTGGGTCGCCGGCAACGGATGCACCGCTGGCCTGCCCTCCGGATTCACTCGTGTCACCAACCAACTGGATTGGATCCGCGACAACTCCGGCGTCGCTTACTACTAA